The Pseudomonas aeruginosa genome includes the window TTGGCACCAGGCGACCAGCTCCTCGGCCGTCACTTCGCGGACCTGCACCGGCAGGCCGGCGTAGGGACTGGGGTCGTCGGTATAAACCCTGACCGTCAGGCCATGCGCCGCCCCGTCGCGGAGGTGGGCGAAGGCGCTGGCGATGCTGAACAGGGCTTCCTGGTGGTAGGTCTGTCGCCCGTAGACCAGGTAGATCAGATGCTTGCGTGAGTTGGCCATGTCTGTCGTGGATCGCGTGAGAGGCTTCCCTGCCGGTATACGCTGCCGGGCCGAACCGCGTGGGCGGTATCAGCGTGGCAGCTGGAGATTCTTCCAGATCGCCAGGCTCGGATCGGCCTGGTTCAAAGTATAGAAATGCAGTCCCGGTGCGCCGCCCTCCAGCAGGCGTTCGCACATCTCGCTGATGACCTGCTCGCCGAAGGCCTGGATGCTGCGGCTGTCGTCGCCGTAGGCTTCCAGTTGCTTGCGGATCCAGCGCGGCAGTTCGGCGCCGCAGGCGTCGGAGAAGCGCGCCAGCTTGGAGTAGTTGGTGATCGGCATGATGCCGGGGACCACCGGGATGTCCACGCCGAGCTTGGCGACCCGCTCGACGAAGTAGAAATAGGCATCGGCGTTGAAGAAGTACTGGGTGATGGCGCTGCTGGCGCCGGCCTTCACCTTGCGCACGAAGTTCGCCAGGTCATCCTCGAAGCTGCGCGCCTGGGGGTGGACTTCCGGATAGGCGGCGACCTCGATGTGGAAGTGGTCGCCGGTCTCGGTGCGGATGAAGTCCACCAGTTCGTTGGCGTAGCGCAGTTCGCCGCTGGCCATGCCCATGCCCGACGGCAGGTCGCCGCGCAGGGCGACGATGCGGCGGATGCCGGCCTCGCGGTAGCGGCCGAGCAGTTCGCGCAACTCGGCTTTCGAGTCGCCGACACAGGACAGGTGCGGCGCGGTCGGCACCTTCACCTCGCCGTCCAGTTGCAGCACGGTACTCAACGTGCGGTCGCGGGTGGATCCGCCGGCGCCGTAGGTGCAGGAGAAGAAGTCGGGCTTGTAGCCCGCCAGGTTGCGGGCGGTGGCCAACAGCTTTTCATGGCCGGCCTCGGTTTTCGCCGGGAAGAACTCGAAGCTGAAACGGCGTTCGCTCTGACTCATGATCGGTTCCTTGGACGCGACCACGGCCGCGCCTCTTCTTGTTGATTCCGACTAGCGCCGGGTACTTCAGTAGTACTGGCGGTAGTGCTCGATTTTTTCCCGCAGGCGTCGGGCCGTCGCGGCGTGGGCATGGCCGAGGCGAGCGAGGATCAGCTGCGACTCCTGGTGGTAGTTCGCGATCTTGTCCTGGTTCCAGGTCTGCGGCGGTGGCTGCAGGTTGGTGATGCGGTCGCACAGCTTGACCAGGGCGTACTGCGCCGGG containing:
- the metF gene encoding methylenetetrahydrofolate reductase [NAD(P)H] → MSQSERRFSFEFFPAKTEAGHEKLLATARNLAGYKPDFFSCTYGAGGSTRDRTLSTVLQLDGEVKVPTAPHLSCVGDSKAELRELLGRYREAGIRRIVALRGDLPSGMGMASGELRYANELVDFIRTETGDHFHIEVAAYPEVHPQARSFEDDLANFVRKVKAGASSAITQYFFNADAYFYFVERVAKLGVDIPVVPGIMPITNYSKLARFSDACGAELPRWIRKQLEAYGDDSRSIQAFGEQVISEMCERLLEGGAPGLHFYTLNQADPSLAIWKNLQLPR